GCAAATGCCATTATTATGGGTGCCTAATTCGTGTTTCGTGTAATCTATGCAGATTGATGTCATTGCTAGTCTCCTAAGCGGTAGATTAGTCCGCGAGCGGATTGGCCCCGCCATGTTAAGTGCAGTGCAAAGTCAGGTAATTTCAATGCTTAGATGCTAGTCTTATGTGAGGCAACATAAACTCCAAGAGGCTCATTCATGAGCTTGCTAATTACTAAATTATTATTCGTTCTGCTGTGCTTTAACCAGATGGGTGCTGTGGAATCAAGCTTTGACGAGATCCCCAACATCTTCGACACTGGCGGCTCCAAAGGGTTGCCCGGAGATTCAGTTGAAAAGATCCCAAAGATCAAAATTACCTGCCACAACAACGTGGATGCTTCTGGGGAGAAAGTCTCCTGTTCAGTTTGCCTTcaggtaaaaaaaaatcttaaaaaacCGTCTTTCGCTCATCAGCGAGAGAATTAGTCTCTGTTTCGAACTTAGCTATTGATGTcgtgaattttttttacatgatCAGGATTTTCAGCTTGGAGAGACAGTAAGAAGTTTGCCACACTGCCATCACATGTTTCACTTGCCTTGTATAGATAAGTGGCTCCTAAGGCATGGCTCATGCCCTCTCTGCAGAAGGGATCTGTGAATCTGATGATCTTCCTGTAAATTACCAAATGAGTAAAGAGTTGTTTATTGAATTATACAAATTTTGTACCCTTTTCATCTCTACTGTCATTCACCAGGCTGCTCCAGTAGCTTCATGCTACATTGTGAATTCATGTATAAAAATTTTGATTGTGGTACTTATAAACCTTTTCATTGCACAGAATCCCCTCCTTTTAACTGTTTTACAGCACTCCTTTGGCACTGCAAGGACATTGTTGTAATCCTACTTTTTGTACTCGCAAGACAGACATGGGATTTTTACGGTGTCTTTGAGTATGAGATGCTCCTGGTTTTTTAAACGTAAGATCTTGGAAAAAGCTCGGAGAATCCTATGCTCTGGAACGCCATAGAAATTTgggttgtgattttcacactttCTTAACTACTTTTCTCACACCCATctctattttttaatagttaattggTATCCTACATTTAATCTTTCATATATACCCTTCTTACTTTTTTatggtaattaatgaaagattaAATAGAGGGGTATATATGGAAGATTAAATAGTAGGATACCAATTAAGTACTAAAAATAAGGAGGAGTGTGGAAAAAGTAgttaagggtgtgtgaaaatcacaacccTATAAATTTTTGCCCATTTATAAGGGTCTATATGAGTTTTAGTTGAATTAGGAATTTTCAATTGCAATGCCAGATTTGTCTGCACAAGTAAAGATGTCAATAACTATTCTAGCATGGTCTCACCTGTTGTGTATGCCACCATGCCTCCCCTTACAAGGAAAAGTCCTTTTTAGGTCAAACAATATCATGCGGGGGGAGATTCGAATATATGATCTCGTGTGCAAAAGAAAACGCTCTTAATTATATGAGTTACAAATTTTTCGCTTTGTAAAGATGATTTAGAAGTTATCTTTTCCATAATCCCACTTTAATCCACAGAGCAATTGGGCTTAACTTTCCATTAATATAATGCGTAACCCAATAATTTCTCTTCTGGTGCAACTGTTGAGTATTAGTTGGCTCCAACAATTGACATAGTTTGGTGTAAATTTTGCTGACGAAGTTATCTCATCAGGTAGGTAGGAACTTTATATCACACtagaaaacatttttcttttaaatatggTTGTGTTTTTTTCATgtatatgttgtgttttcttttctttccaagcCATTTTttcaagaacaaaataaaaaagccatttgtgtgtgtatatggtGTTCCGAAAAGAATAACCTATGATTGTAGGGAAGTCACTTCCTCacgtatttttttctttcattttagatatttgaattgaataaatcaaagtaTGATTAAATACCATAAGTAAATAGGAGTTTTCAGATGGAGAAAATTGTGCCAAGATTTTTTCATCATTGACTATAATGGCATGAAATAACATAAACACGAATTAAGTCCGCTTAGCATCTACAGTTTACTGTGTTGGACGGTCGGATCATACCCATGCCGTCCAATCACACGTGTAGCAACGCGTCGATCTTACTTCCTTAGTACTACATAACGTCAACAAGAATATATGATGTTTCTATGGCCTTTTATGGAATTACCCTGTGCAATGTAACAAGCAATGACAAACTTTCTAACCAAAGTAGGTAAAATCTCTTCCTGTTTTTCTATGGTATATCAGATTTTCAATCTTATTCTTGCAAGACCGGAATGAACTCTGACTCAAGTCACTTGTGAAGAATATATCGTACCTGTAAATTATTAAACAAGTACGACAAATCTTAAAAGTAACCTTGTCATTGGAACCGGATCCCTTCCGAACCCAATAAAGTTGAGCTTGCTATGTAAGAGATtcggaccgttgaaatttgatctaacggtttCAAACATGGGGCCatctaaagttataataattgtagtcgtttgatcaaatttcaacggcccgGATCCCTTGCTCAACAGACTCGGTTATTTAGGACCGGAGGGGATCTGGTTTCCTTGTCATCTACCACTAATAAGATAAGGGAATTAAATTAAGGAAAAGAGATTCCTTGGATtgttcaaataaataataataatccagACAATGCTCAGTTTAGAcgcttgttttattttatttatttgagcgTAGTATGGATATCAAATAAAGCTTTTTATAGTAGTTTGAGTAAGTGTGATATTTATATATCGGAATTTGTCAGTTTGAGTTTGAGACCTATAACATTAATGCTACACTAGTTTAAGTTTAGTAATTGTTGGAGTCACACTTAAAAACCTACTAGTTTACGCTCAAATAttccggccgactgtaaaaaTACGATTCCAATATAAGCTCAATACATTAGTAACATGCTTTTTTGTTTCGGCCCACTGTAAAAAGCTTAAGAGAGAGATTCTTGAGCGCCGCTTGAGTGTATTCTCATGAATAATAAACGATCATCACATAAACATATTACGTGATCAAAATTATAAACATATAAGAATGTATATCGGTTGTTGATAAGAATCTCCGcacataaaaaaacattaaagCAAACACAAAATATCTTGTAGCCAATAGCCATTGAGCTGCCCCAGTGTCTAAAAGCCCCATAGCATAAATAAATAGAGCACTACTAGTACAAGAGAGTCATAAGAAGTTAAGAACTTCAGCTACCACATGAATAATTTAGAACTCTCAAATAAAACGTGAGGGCCATAACCATGTTATTATATTGTAGACCTATCATCTGTGGTAGCTTTAATTTCTAACACTAtacatgtcacatcccggtccggGTCTACCACATTTCGGGTCCATtccaccatcgtagcacgatattgtctgtctctttctcgcttaacttcggagttcctacggaacccgaagccaatgagctcctaaaaggcctcgtgctaggtaagaatgggaatatacatttaaggatcactcccctgggcgatgtgggatgtcccctgggcgatgtgggatgttacaatccaccccccttaggggcccaatgTCCTCATCGACACACCtgcggccagggattggctctaataccatttgtcacatcccggcccgggtccaccacatctcgggcccattccaccaccgtaacacgatattgtcctctttgggcttaccattccctcacggttttgtttttgggaactcacgagcaacttcccagtgggtcacccatcttaggagtgctctagcctccttctcgcttaacttcggagttcctacagaacccgaagctaatgagctcccaaaaggcctcgtgctaggtagggatgggaatatacatttaaggatcactcccctaggcgatgtgggatgttacaatccaccccccttaggggcccaacgtcctcgtcgacacacctccggccagggattggctctgataccatttgtcacatcccggcccgggtccaccacatccggggcccattccaccaccgtaacacgatattgtcctctttgggcttaccattccctcacggttttgtttttggaactcacgagcaacttcccagtaagtcacccatcctgggagtgctatggcctcattctcgcttaacttcggagttcctacggaacccgaagccaatgagctctcaaaaggcctcgtgctaggtagggatgagaatatatatttaaggatcactcccttgggcgatgtgggatgttacaatccaccgcccttaggggcccgacgccCTCGTCGACACATTTCCGCCcaaggattggctttgataccatttgtcacatcccggcccgggtccaccatatcccgggcccgttccaccaccgtaacacgatattatccgctttgggcttaccattcactcacggttttatttttgggaactcacgagcaacttcccagtgggtcacccatcctaggagtgaCCTGGCCTcattcttgcttaacttcgggaactccgaagccagtgagcttccaaaaggccttgtgctaggtaaggatgggaatatacatttaaggatcactttcctgggcgatgtaggatgttacaatccacccccttaggggcctgacgtccttgtcggcacacttccgactagggattggctctgatatcatttgtcacatcccggcccaggtccaccacatcctgggcccgttccaccaccgtagcacgatattgtccgctttgggtttACTATTCCctaatggttttgtttttgggaattcacgatcaacttcccaatgggtcacccatcctgggagtgttctggcttccttctcgcttaacttcggagttcctacggaacccgaagtcagtgagctcccaaaagacatcgtgctaggtagggatgagaatatacatttaaggatcacttccctgggcgatgtgggatgttacaatacaTCTCACATCTTTGCAAGTACAAAACTTTAGTAACAGTTGTTAACAACATGGGATAATTTGGTTGTTAGGAATTAGGTTTTATCTGCAAAATTACAATGCGTTGGACAGATTTatctatatgtgtgtgtgtgtcattttcttttattttttcaagtcAAACTTGAGATATCTTCCATACAACTAAGTTGTTATAACTATTACAtacaatttcttttattttttcaagtcAAACTTGAGATATCTTCCATACAACTAAGTTGTTATAACTATTACGTACAAAATTGTTGACATGTTTACCTTACATGAGTAACGGACTGAGAAACTTAGAAATATGAGTAGTAAAGAACAAGATTTGGATCAATTAATCCCCATTAATTGATCTGATTTTAACTTTTAAGTATCATTAcgaattttaaaagaaaactcaCATTTTTTTGGTAATATATGTGTTAATAAACACCTAAGAGGTTAAGAATTAAAATGATCTATACATCAGTTTTGATAAACATATAAAACTCAGGAGTCAAAATTTCATATAAAAATAATGTGATAATAGTTTGTCAATATTTTGATGTATGacttagagcagttccaccgtGGGCAATAGCCCGATGGACTGGCTCTCAAACAGGGCTAGATAGCCCGAGCAATGAGGTCCAACGTGTGCTAGCGATTGAGCCCGAGCAGGCCCGAGGGAGAGGCCCGGCATGAGTAGTCGGCCATAAAGCCCGAAAGCCACGTGACGCAAGGTTGATGTCTGGGCGACGTCAGCcaagttttatatattttttgcgTTAGACTCGTGCGTCGTCTGACAAGGTTTCAGACTTGGGGCCCGCAACGTGTTTCATAAATGTAACCGTTGGGGAAGCCACATGGCTTCCTCACGTCCGTTGGATTTCAACGGCAACAATTTATGGAacttggatttccaacggtaaaaaaaatttaaaaaccttATTTAATTTCAACCGTTGGATCTGGGATCAACGGTCCACATTATTTggctttataaattaaaaaaaaaaacagtttaaaaTTCTGAAATCTTaccgttgtgccacgtggcacaatctagagtgttggaattcaatttttttaatccaacagcagagattaattatgtgaataaaaaattttaaaaaatgtaaaaaattaataaaaatctgaaaaaaaattttgaaaaattaaaaaaaatggattttacttttctataaataccttctcattatcttttcggataataACATGTGGCGCAATGAGaatgattaaaaatcttatccgaaattacaaataaaattattttgtattattttataaataataaaatactaatattttatgcCTATTGCCAGGGCTTTTCAGTGTAGAGGTGGAGATGTAAAagacagttactgttcattaaagacagttactgttcactagatgaattaaatagtgaatagtcCTAGGACGCCTTAACAACGGTGAAATTGCTCTTATAATAACTTCCTATTCTTGGTAGCTTCATAGTTAaggtatttttttgtttatattttcttgtGGATACATACTTTTGGCTTTTTCAAGTAAACTTTTCGTTTCTTTTGCCTTGTGAAATGAATGCGAGTACCTAGCCGGCTACCATCTAATGCATGCATATATCACCTTCAACCACTAGAATAATTTGGGTTTTTTACGACTTGAAATATATGGCGTACATTACTGGCATGCCTTAAATAATATTATTCACGACATTCGTAAAGTTTATATCGTAATACTTGCACATAATATAGCATTCACGGCATCACTTTTGTGCAAgtcattaaataaaaatatttacggCATAACCATTGTGTGTCGTATTTGACAATTTACACGATgcacttttcttctcttttaagGCATTACGTTATGTCGTaaagtgaattttttttatatttgggtCCCTACCTTTTATGGCACAAATGATATGTCATAAATAATAGTTTCTAGCTTCGCGCCGAAACTTTCCCACTCTGCACCTAACAAAAAATGCGCGGGAAATTATAGCACTAGAATGAAATATCAAACAAGTGAAATTCTAGACCATTCCACTTCACTTtcccctttctttctctctgcctTTTAGATTGCTCGTTTCTTTCACACCACCATGACCCAACAGGATACCCAGATTTATTTACCCAAACAACAAACCCCTCTTTCCATCGCTTTGTCGTGGTCCATGGCCTCATCTCCATGTCGCTTGCTGTCCACCACCAAAAATTCAAGAACCCAGGAGATCCATTCCACCAAAACTCAAATCGACACCTAAATCTTCCTCTCCTAGACACACGAGACCTCCGTTTTTCTCCCAATGTTCTAaggttgaagttttttttttcaaaattttattttatttttatataaatttggttttgaatttaCAGGTACTTTTCTCCAACAGCCCCTCCACCTGCACATTCGCACTCCGTAGCCTCCAATTTGGGTTTGATATTTCTAAATCTATATGTATTTGTGCTTGGCTTTATTATTCTGTGATTGGGGATTCTTTAACTTGATTTATTATTACATAGGGAGGATTTTTTTAATCAGTTTTCtatttgctttttatttttcagtatttttctttttgctatGAATTTGTAGGATGAAATTATTTTTCTGGgatgcttttgtttttcttgctgTTTAAAGGTAAAATCTTTATGGCTTGTTGCTTATAAAAGTTAATAAGAAAAGAAGGTTTAGTAATTTTAGGCTTCTTAGATGCTTTGAAATTGAACCATACATAATTGTTTAACCTACCACTTTATACTCTGCAGTCAATTCCAAGAGCTATCATTTATGTTTTATGGAGAAGCGATTTTATTGTGTGAGGTTTTCTTTGAATCCAAAGCAGTGAGTGCTCTATACTTGAGTagttttaaaaattgaaaacataagtTGCTGTTTCTTGGATATTAGGATATTAATGCTCTCAATTGTAATGTTTATCTTTTAGTTGCtctgcattgtaatcctacacgtCATGGAGGCTTATCTCCTCATATTGCTTGTGTATACCAATACTTGTATCACTCGTATGAAAATCAATGAATCGATTTTGGTTATCTTTTACTAATGATGGAACTTGTGCTTATTAGTTATATTTGGTTTTTGGGATCACTATCTAATCCATAgtttgttttgtcttttttgtgtttttgggttACTACATTTGGATCTTTCTGAATGTTTGgttaattcattttttatattaattttcaattacaGGTTGGTACTGGGTTGCTTGACTTCTAACCCTTTTTGTAGATTTTCTGGTTTAAAGTTTCAATGTATATTTCATGTATGTTTGTACAAGAGTGATTCTGGGTATCTATGAaaagagagagggaaaagagaTGGGAAGGATGGCTACAGCAAGTAgtcgaaaagaaaaaagaaggcgTGTTGCCTACCTAAGACATTACCCTAAACAGTCTCCTCCCTTAAATCAAGGGAAATGTGATTTACATACCCTTACCCTAAAGATTACAATGAGCCTTACCCTAGAGATTTACCCTAGAGGTCACCTTGGTAGTAGACtccatatgcagcatcagtagATGCATCATTAGTCATATGCATCATCAGTAGATGCAGTATCAGTCATATGCAGCATCACAACACTTTTATTAACTCATATGAGGAATTGAGTATTTTGGGTTTCATTGTTTTTTTAGGAATGGTCTCTTCATGTACGGTTAGGTCCACTAATATGGAAAAAATGGTCCAAAGATCCAAATAGCCTGGGCAGCGAATAACTTTTGTGAATCCATTTATGTCATTTGCAGGTCGATCTTCGTTAGATCACCACCTATATTTCCAAGTGTAGTGACAAATATGTACAGGTTAAGTGATTTAATAACTTAAATAAGTGTTAATATCCCACCTTTTAGTGTATTGTAGGAAATGTATcagcactttttttttcttgttataatgttttttttgtaagttataaacttatatatgCATTTGAACAACATTTGGGTTAcctaatattttttattgagtGAAACAGTTTTTGATAGGTATGCTGGAATGGATTCCTTCCCAAATCTAGAGCGGTAAGTGATGGCACCCATTGAATTATCAAATCTAAGGCACCaagtattttaaaaaatttagactAATATTAATCCAGACTATTCCAATTCAGTTTCCTctgaaagagttttaattatGGTGTTGGGGATTTGTTAATTTTGCTCTCTCTCTGTACGATTTGGTTGGGATTGCAGAGTGACTTGGGTTTCTTTGTATGCATGTCCTGGACCTCCAGGTCACATGGGGTACTCAGCAAGGTTCTACTTTTGCAAAGGAGATTGAGATGTTACATACTTACATTGATACTGCAATCCAAATAATCTAATTTGAAAATCCAAATAATCTGTGAGTATGTTGTAGTAGTAGTAGAATAACACTGGGGCATAGCCTAGTACTCTATGAGTCTGTTGTAGTAGTAGTGTAGTACTTTGTTTAATTTGTACTATTGGATAAAAATGATAATTTGATGGAGTTCCTTTGGTATGATTTATATTCACTTATTTATTctatttctttttaatatttttcaggTAGCATTCAAGTCTTTGGTGAATTTTTAAACGAAGAAGTTGCAAATGTAGCGGTAATGAGTGGAAAAAGTTTAtactttgtttataccatatttagggcctcgtatttagatctcgtacaaatactcgagggacttaaatgtaattatgtaataaaggaaggggcaaatatgtaataagtgaggagtccttattctataaaaggacccctcaccctcacaattaggggggTCTCTCCTCATCCCTCTCGaagcctcctcacatcccctaagctctaagctctctctccctcttcaacagagaaatacaatacaatcagtgtggacgtagcccaaaccttggggtgaaccacgatagctcttgtgtcatttacattttatgcagattcacggtcggatttacgttgttccaagacctccggttttgtgcatcaacatttggcgccgtctgtgggaaagcATGAGTTAGAGCGGCTCGAGAAGCTCAGAGCAAAGGAGGAGCTCAG
Above is a window of Malus sylvestris chromosome 15, drMalSylv7.2, whole genome shotgun sequence DNA encoding:
- the LOC126604454 gene encoding NEP1-interacting protein-like 1: MAMDFIAHPSRFSPSYSFSLGNCIERVKDFCNFAVSAVLGNVFSAIFTFFFALVGTMLGAMTGALIGQETESGFVRGAAVGAISGAVFSIEVFESSLILWQSDESGIGCLLYLIDVIASLLSGRLVRERIGPAMLSAVQSQMGAVESSFDEIPNIFDTGGSKGLPGDSVEKIPKIKITCHNNVDASGEKVSCSVCLQDFQLGETVRSLPHCHHMFHLPCIDKWLLRHGSCPLCRRDL